The genomic stretch CAGCACATCCCGTCGCTGGCCGAGCTTGAGGGGAAGGTCGCGAATCCGCGCGTGCGGGCCTCGGGCACCCTGGGCGGCAACCTCTGCTTCGGCGAGCCGCACTCCGACCCGGCCACGCTGCTGCTCTGCCTGGACGCCACAATGCAGATCGACGGGCCAGACGGCGCGCGCAGCCTGCCCATCGACGAGTTCATCGTCGGGCCGTATGAGACGGCGCTGGCCGAGGGCGAGCTGCTCACGTCGATTGACATCCCCCTCAGGGGCACGGCCTGGGTGTCCGCGTACACCAAGTTCCAGGTCCGCGAGCGCCCGATGCTCGGGCTGGCGCTGGCGCTGGAGATCGACGCAGCGGCCGCCGCGGTGACCGACGCCCGCGCGGCCGTCGGCTCGGCCAGCCCGATCCCGGTGCGCGGCGCGGAGGCCGAAGCGCTGCTCGTCGGCCCGATCTCCGAGATCCGCGGCCGGCTGGCCGAGGCTGGCGCAGCCCTCGCCGCCGCTGCTGACCTGCTGGACGATGGTGACGGCTCGGCAGCATACAAGGCGCACCTGATCGGCGTATTCCTGCGGCAGACGTTCGAGCGGCTCACGGCGGCCGGCACGGAGCGAGCAACGGCATGACAAGCGTTTCGGAGCGGCCAGAGATTCCAGAATCGGAAGCGCCCGACGTGGCGCCCGATCCGTTCGGCTTCCGCGTCGTCCACCACTCGATCCCGCGCACCGATGGCCCGCCAAAGGTGACCGGCGCGGCGAGGTTCACCGCCGACCTGCCGATCACCAACCTGGCCTACGCTAAGGTGCTCCGCAGCCCCATCGGGCACGGGCGGATCGTCTCGATCGACGCGAGCGCGGCCCTGGAGCGGCCGGGCGTCATCTGCGTGGTGACCGGCGACGACCTGTCGGTGCTCCACAACGCCCGGTTCGGCCACGCCATCAAGGATCACCCGGTCCTGGCGCTCGACAAGGTCCGCTTCATCGGGGAGCCGGTGGCGGCGGTGATCGCCGAGTCGTCGGTGATCGCCCAGCTGGCCCTGGACGATATCGCGGTCGAGTACGAGGAGCTGCCCTCGGTCATCACCTGCGACGACGCGCTGGCCGAGGATGCCCCGCTGGTGCATGAGTCGCGCTACGGCCAGGGCGTCTCGCCGGGGCATGTCGAGCTGAAGGCCGGCGACCGCATCACCAACGTCTGCCAGGAGAACCACGTCCAGTGGGGCGACGTGGACGCGGCGTTCGCGAAGGCGGCGCAGATCGTCGAGGGCGAGTTCCGCTACCCGATGACCTACGCCTACGCCATGGAGCCGTACGTCAGCATCGCCGATGCGTCAGACGGCCAGATCACCGTCTACTCGTGCGCGCAGCACCCGTTCATGGTCCGCAGCGACGTGGCCGAGATCTTCGGCCTGCCGCTCAACCAGGTCCGCATCTCGACTCCGCTGATCGGCGGCGGCTACGGCTCGAAGTCGTACACGAAGATCGAGCCGCTGACGGCCCTGTGCTCGTGGAAGGCGAAGCGGCCGGTCAAGCTGGAGCTGACCATCGACGAGTCGATCCTGACGACCCGCGCCGACGATGCCCACATCTTCATCAAGACGGCTGTCGACGCCGAGGGCAAGCTGCTGG from Chloroflexota bacterium encodes the following:
- a CDS encoding FAD binding domain-containing protein, encoding MPTFLPPFTIQQPASLDEASQLLLDGGDDARAYAGGTELLLVMKHGGLQYGSLIDIKTIPGLGTIEVSDGALRIGALATHLAVERSPLIRQHIPSLAELEGKVANPRVRASGTLGGNLCFGEPHSDPATLLLCLDATMQIDGPDGARSLPIDEFIVGPYETALAEGELLTSIDIPLRGTAWVSAYTKFQVRERPMLGLALALEIDAAAAAVTDARAAVGSASPIPVRGAEAEALLVGPISEIRGRLAEAGAALAAAADLLDDGDGSAAYKAHLIGVFLRQTFERLTAAGTERATA